The Oncorhynchus nerka isolate Pitt River linkage group LG24, Oner_Uvic_2.0, whole genome shotgun sequence genome has a window encoding:
- the LOC115108638 gene encoding transmembrane protein 69-like isoform X1, giving the protein MTFYTSNSVLNSQAGCCRDFRHSYAIQILGYLLTLSTFSDKMLAGIFRRPILTAHKQMSWLSAGASAWVSDASCSSCPLWPCRVSSARLLPKISDAVGLLRTQYFHSSAARLKKRQQPEPPPRELDLLRYDMRDLGKSPKPALYLSLSSLIPFIAAPLVMAVTETYLPEVAFAQVAYGASILSFLGGARWGFAIPETSPAKPDWINLANSVVPSLLAWLAMLFSDTITPAAMMVIMGLGISLHYDLSLLPTYPSWFKALRTILSVVAFLSLLATLVLKGVYPEKIIFSEQ; this is encoded by the exons ATGACTTTCTACACAAGCAACTCCGTGCTAAACAGTCAGGCAGGTTGCTGCAGAGATTTCAGACATTCATATGCTATTCAGATTTTGGGATATCTATTAACATTGTCTACTTTTTCAGATAAGATGTTGGCTGGTATATTTAGAAGACCCATCCTTACTGCTCACAAG CAGATGTCCTGGCTGTCTGCTGGTGCCTCAGCCTGGGTTTCTGATGCCTCTTGTAGTTCCTGTCCCCTGTGGCCCTGCAGGGTCTCCTCGGCCAGGCTGCTCCCTAAAATAAGTGATGCTGTTGGTCTATTGAGGACGCAGTACTTCCACAGCTCTGCTGCGAGGCTGAAGAAACGACAACAACCAGAGCCTCCACCCAGAGAGTTGGACCTACTCCGTTATGACATGAGAGACCTGGGAAAGAGCCCCAAACCAGCGCTGTACCTGAGCCTCTCCAGCCTTATCCCTTTCATCGCTGCTCCGCTCGTCATGGCTGTGACCGAGACCTACCTGCCAGAAGTGGCCTTCGCCCAGGTGGCCTATGGAGCGTCTATCTTGTCTTTCCTGGGCGGTGCGCGGTGGGGCTTTGCCATCCCGGAGACTAGCCCGGCCAAGCCAGACTGGATCAACCTGGCCAATAGCGTGGTTCCATCCCTGTTAGCCTGGCTGGCCATGCTGTTCAGTGACACTATTACCCCAGCAGCTATGATGGTCATCATGGGGCTAGGCATCTCCCTGCACTATGACCTGTCTCTGCTGCCCACCTACCCCAGCTGGTTCAAAGCCCTGCGTACTATACTGTCGGTGGTGGCCTTCCTCTCACTGCTGGCCACACTGGTTCTCAAGGGAGTTTACCCGGAGAAGATTATATTTTCAGAGCAATGA
- the LOC115108638 gene encoding transmembrane protein 69-like isoform X2, producing MTFYTSNSVLNSQAGCCRDFRHSYAIQILGYLLTLSTFSDKMLAGIFRRPILTAHKMSWLSAGASAWVSDASCSSCPLWPCRVSSARLLPKISDAVGLLRTQYFHSSAARLKKRQQPEPPPRELDLLRYDMRDLGKSPKPALYLSLSSLIPFIAAPLVMAVTETYLPEVAFAQVAYGASILSFLGGARWGFAIPETSPAKPDWINLANSVVPSLLAWLAMLFSDTITPAAMMVIMGLGISLHYDLSLLPTYPSWFKALRTILSVVAFLSLLATLVLKGVYPEKIIFSEQ from the exons ATGACTTTCTACACAAGCAACTCCGTGCTAAACAGTCAGGCAGGTTGCTGCAGAGATTTCAGACATTCATATGCTATTCAGATTTTGGGATATCTATTAACATTGTCTACTTTTTCAGATAAGATGTTGGCTGGTATATTTAGAAGACCCATCCTTACTGCTCACAAG ATGTCCTGGCTGTCTGCTGGTGCCTCAGCCTGGGTTTCTGATGCCTCTTGTAGTTCCTGTCCCCTGTGGCCCTGCAGGGTCTCCTCGGCCAGGCTGCTCCCTAAAATAAGTGATGCTGTTGGTCTATTGAGGACGCAGTACTTCCACAGCTCTGCTGCGAGGCTGAAGAAACGACAACAACCAGAGCCTCCACCCAGAGAGTTGGACCTACTCCGTTATGACATGAGAGACCTGGGAAAGAGCCCCAAACCAGCGCTGTACCTGAGCCTCTCCAGCCTTATCCCTTTCATCGCTGCTCCGCTCGTCATGGCTGTGACCGAGACCTACCTGCCAGAAGTGGCCTTCGCCCAGGTGGCCTATGGAGCGTCTATCTTGTCTTTCCTGGGCGGTGCGCGGTGGGGCTTTGCCATCCCGGAGACTAGCCCGGCCAAGCCAGACTGGATCAACCTGGCCAATAGCGTGGTTCCATCCCTGTTAGCCTGGCTGGCCATGCTGTTCAGTGACACTATTACCCCAGCAGCTATGATGGTCATCATGGGGCTAGGCATCTCCCTGCACTATGACCTGTCTCTGCTGCCCACCTACCCCAGCTGGTTCAAAGCCCTGCGTACTATACTGTCGGTGGTGGCCTTCCTCTCACTGCTGGCCACACTGGTTCTCAAGGGAGTTTACCCGGAGAAGATTATATTTTCAGAGCAATGA
- the LOC115108638 gene encoding transmembrane protein 69-like isoform X3, which produces MLAGIFRRPILTAHKQMSWLSAGASAWVSDASCSSCPLWPCRVSSARLLPKISDAVGLLRTQYFHSSAARLKKRQQPEPPPRELDLLRYDMRDLGKSPKPALYLSLSSLIPFIAAPLVMAVTETYLPEVAFAQVAYGASILSFLGGARWGFAIPETSPAKPDWINLANSVVPSLLAWLAMLFSDTITPAAMMVIMGLGISLHYDLSLLPTYPSWFKALRTILSVVAFLSLLATLVLKGVYPEKIIFSEQ; this is translated from the exons ATGTTGGCTGGTATATTTAGAAGACCCATCCTTACTGCTCACAAG CAGATGTCCTGGCTGTCTGCTGGTGCCTCAGCCTGGGTTTCTGATGCCTCTTGTAGTTCCTGTCCCCTGTGGCCCTGCAGGGTCTCCTCGGCCAGGCTGCTCCCTAAAATAAGTGATGCTGTTGGTCTATTGAGGACGCAGTACTTCCACAGCTCTGCTGCGAGGCTGAAGAAACGACAACAACCAGAGCCTCCACCCAGAGAGTTGGACCTACTCCGTTATGACATGAGAGACCTGGGAAAGAGCCCCAAACCAGCGCTGTACCTGAGCCTCTCCAGCCTTATCCCTTTCATCGCTGCTCCGCTCGTCATGGCTGTGACCGAGACCTACCTGCCAGAAGTGGCCTTCGCCCAGGTGGCCTATGGAGCGTCTATCTTGTCTTTCCTGGGCGGTGCGCGGTGGGGCTTTGCCATCCCGGAGACTAGCCCGGCCAAGCCAGACTGGATCAACCTGGCCAATAGCGTGGTTCCATCCCTGTTAGCCTGGCTGGCCATGCTGTTCAGTGACACTATTACCCCAGCAGCTATGATGGTCATCATGGGGCTAGGCATCTCCCTGCACTATGACCTGTCTCTGCTGCCCACCTACCCCAGCTGGTTCAAAGCCCTGCGTACTATACTGTCGGTGGTGGCCTTCCTCTCACTGCTGGCCACACTGGTTCTCAAGGGAGTTTACCCGGAGAAGATTATATTTTCAGAGCAATGA
- the LOC115108638 gene encoding transmembrane protein 69-like isoform X4: MLAGIFRRPILTAHKMSWLSAGASAWVSDASCSSCPLWPCRVSSARLLPKISDAVGLLRTQYFHSSAARLKKRQQPEPPPRELDLLRYDMRDLGKSPKPALYLSLSSLIPFIAAPLVMAVTETYLPEVAFAQVAYGASILSFLGGARWGFAIPETSPAKPDWINLANSVVPSLLAWLAMLFSDTITPAAMMVIMGLGISLHYDLSLLPTYPSWFKALRTILSVVAFLSLLATLVLKGVYPEKIIFSEQ, encoded by the exons ATGTTGGCTGGTATATTTAGAAGACCCATCCTTACTGCTCACAAG ATGTCCTGGCTGTCTGCTGGTGCCTCAGCCTGGGTTTCTGATGCCTCTTGTAGTTCCTGTCCCCTGTGGCCCTGCAGGGTCTCCTCGGCCAGGCTGCTCCCTAAAATAAGTGATGCTGTTGGTCTATTGAGGACGCAGTACTTCCACAGCTCTGCTGCGAGGCTGAAGAAACGACAACAACCAGAGCCTCCACCCAGAGAGTTGGACCTACTCCGTTATGACATGAGAGACCTGGGAAAGAGCCCCAAACCAGCGCTGTACCTGAGCCTCTCCAGCCTTATCCCTTTCATCGCTGCTCCGCTCGTCATGGCTGTGACCGAGACCTACCTGCCAGAAGTGGCCTTCGCCCAGGTGGCCTATGGAGCGTCTATCTTGTCTTTCCTGGGCGGTGCGCGGTGGGGCTTTGCCATCCCGGAGACTAGCCCGGCCAAGCCAGACTGGATCAACCTGGCCAATAGCGTGGTTCCATCCCTGTTAGCCTGGCTGGCCATGCTGTTCAGTGACACTATTACCCCAGCAGCTATGATGGTCATCATGGGGCTAGGCATCTCCCTGCACTATGACCTGTCTCTGCTGCCCACCTACCCCAGCTGGTTCAAAGCCCTGCGTACTATACTGTCGGTGGTGGCCTTCCTCTCACTGCTGGCCACACTGGTTCTCAAGGGAGTTTACCCGGAGAAGATTATATTTTCAGAGCAATGA